ttgcagattttgaaatttttttttccttgtttaaacaatagatgcccatttttaacaataagaatttttttgataacaatAGTATTTATGAATTGCTTGTGATACCAAATTCTTAGGTAAAGTTCTGTCCTGAGATAAGGAAGATATGGTTTGAAATAAGGTTTGGGTGCTCTGATATTTCTTTTGGTACACAGATATGAGATGTAAGCTTATATGGTAGATATATAATGCTGTTATTATAGATGCCAACAGAAGAATTAAATTGCCTAAAATAGTATCTTCATTACTTAagatcacattttttttttcttttcttatattcaAACTGATATATGTTTAGACCTGATGGCTTGGGTTTGGTTGCAAGTATCTGATTTTCATATTTAGCTCTGAGGACCAAGCGAAGATACTACAAGTATTGGTTATGGGCATCAGAGACACATGGATTCTTTTGGTTATTATGTAGTCAAAGTTGTCTTAGAGGTTCAATTCCTTAAATAATTTAACCATTTTAcagttattttttattggtaagttatgGAACTGCCATTTGAACCTACAACCCAGTTttgcatacatacatacatatatatatatatgtttgtatattagaaaaaaaatttctgttcCATTAAATTTCAGACTTGCTAATGATAATTGCATTTAAGGCTAATATTGCTATGGAAATTTGATTGGAAGGTAGTGAACTGGGGTATGTTCATATGATATGACCCTTAAGTCCTTAGGTCATTTAGTATTTGTAACTAGTATAATAGGCATCAACACAATAGTCATTTGGTTGTAACTAGTGGCAGGAGATTGATAGCTCCAGGTGTTAATGGGAAAACATAGCATTACTCTCTTGCAGAGAACTAAAATTTGTACCATTCAGTTCAAGGGGATGAATATGATGATACACACAATcaagtccccccccccccctctttttttttaattatattggtaagttacacacacaaCCGATAGTTTTGCACCCACGATCTCACCCTCCACTTAGGACTTATAAGGGAATAAGGCACCAGTTGAAATCGAGCTCTTTGGCCCCTTTTTGCTCTTTTTGGAATATTAATGCGTTGTTTGTCATCCAATGGACTCAAATACAAATTATACCATATGCAGGCCAGGAGCTTTAGGTAAAGTCTTTGTAAAGTAGATTGTTAAATTAATTACATTGTGGGTTTCAAATTTCAGTTTCTGTACAGGCCTTGAATTTGGAATATAGAAGTCTAATATGTTGACATTGGGGATGACTTTGAATTGGTTGACATTTCAGTTAATGTATGATTTGTCTCATCTATTACTGTATTTGCATTGAATCAGCTAAAGACTAGCTTATTTAGAATTTGTATACCTATTCCTGTTAAGTATTACCTCATCCAGATTGTTTGGTTGTCATGATGTACTTTGCAACAAacttatttccaaaaataagaAGTTTGACATATATGAGTTTTATTCATCAATTATTTAGtgttttttattggtaagttacacacgcACCTAGTGGGTCTTAAGCCCACACCCTCACCCGAGTTGCCATTTGAGTTGTAGAGCTCGTTGGGTTTTTGAGCCCACACCCTCATCCTCACCTGAACCAACACCACCTCACCAAGAGTATTGGGGGTCTTCTGAGGGGAGTTTCAAATAtcctttggtggcttgggaaaagGTGTGTTTACTCGTCGAGatgggtggtttggggataagaAGTGTGGTGTCATTTAATCAAACTTTATTAGGGAAATGGCTGTGAAGATATGGGCATGAAGAAATCCATTTTTGGTGGTGAGTTATCTCCACAAAATATGGTGAGGGTCAAGGGGGGTGGTGTACTAAAGTGTGCAGGAGGACTCATGGGTGTGGCCTATGGAGAAGCATTAATGAAGGGTGGGAGAGCTTCTCTAAGCATCTGTCTTTTGTAGTGGGTGAAGGCACTTGTATCCGCTTttggcatgataggtggattGGTGATAATACTCTAAAAGATCTATATTCTGAGCTCTATGTGTGCTCAGTGGTCAAGGATGCTTGTATCTCTGAGGTTTTGTGGATTCCAGAAGGGGCTACTATTAGAGTATGGGATTTAAGGTTTTATAGAGCTTTTGCAGATTAGGAGCTAGCTGCATCTTATTCCCTTTTCTAGCTATCCAAACCCGTATTTCTCGAGGTGATAGGAGTGATACTCTTTGTTGGCGGTTAAAAGGTGATGGTAAGTTTGACACTCGGTCTTATTACCATGCGATTAGGGGTGCTTtgaattctttgtttccttggaagggtgtttggaaaccaaagattCCTAGGTGAGTGGCGTTCTTTTTGTGGACAGCTGCACATAGTCGGATCCTCACTTTGGACAATCTAATGCTTAGGGGTCGCCCGTTGGCTtcttggtgttgtatgtgttgttgTGATGGGGAGTTGGTagaccaccttcttcttcattgtcttGTTACTCATTCCTTATGGACTTTTATGCTTCAGGCCTTTGGTATTCAATGGGTTATGCCAGGATTAGTGGTGGGTCTTGGCATCAGTGGCTTGGGAAACATAATTCGgacatttggaatttggttccagggtgcttaatgtggattgtGTGGTTGGAATGAAATCGTCGTTCCTTTGAGGATATTGAGAAGACATTGGATGAGTTAAAGGGTTTATGCCAACGTAGTCTTTTGGAGTGGTCTCGTTGTTGGGGTTTTACACTTTTACTGattgttcttctctctctaagtTTATGTCTTCCCTTAGCTTAGTTTCCTGATTTCTCGTTTTGATGTGctgtttgttcttttatttcttgttgttcatcatTGTGAACAACTTGttcttttccttattttctcattaataataattttctgattacctatcaaaaaaagaaagaatataaaaCTATAGTCGTGTTACAACTTTCCATGACAATTACTGTGTCATTTTGCTTATACAGCTGCTGttcgtaaggagatccaagatGAAACAGATCGTATTACAGGGAGGTCAAAACAAATCTCTAACATTCCAATTCACCTGAGCATATATTCTCCAAATGGTTTGTACTTAGATTTTTATCTTATCAAAATGTtgataaattattcaaatgaattatctcaaaatttaataaagcgTTTCCCTTTATATATGCCTCTTTTTTATTCACTCACCAATGACTGTAGTAACTTGTTCTTGGCACAAACTTGATGAGTATCTTTCTTTACTAAGTACTGAATAGTGGTAGAAAATAGATGAAAACACTAGAGAAACTACAAGTATGGTTTTGATCAAAGTCTCATATTTGTTGAgggtttaaaagaaaaagaaaaaaaagaaactcttAATAGCCACATATTAAATTGGATGTTGTAGTATGAAGAATTAGATTGTCTttaatcatcttcatcattatTCTCCATCATGGTAGTTATCTTTCAGTGATTATTCAattaaagtaaaaagaaaaagatattcaATCAGATATTTGGTTTAAGGGGGTGAGGAGTTCAAGGGAAGGGAATGGGCTATCACCAAGGTATGTAGcccaaataacaataaaattgacTATAACAGGTTCCCACACTTCactacattttcttttaaaggTTCCCTTCATCATTGGTTGTTTGCCATATACTTATACATAAAAAAAGGGTTGTTTACTATATATTTCAATAACAATGGGATAAGGAAGGAGTTATTTGTATATTAAATTAGCTCACAGATATAGTTGACTAGTAAAGATGGAGCTAAAGTGCCTACCATCCTAGATGTGATATTTGCTGGAATAATgcttaaatgattaaattcactatttcctAATAACATAATTTTTGGGATTAGCTGTAGTTTATCATGATATCATGTGTTGTGCCCCACTTTTTGAGAGGGAGTCTGGATCTAAATGTAAGGAGGAGTGTGAGAATACTGATTAAAAGATCAGTTTCACCATTGTCTAACTGTTTAAGCTTTTGGGTCTAGTGGTATTTTATCAATATTGATAGAGTTGCCTATCTGAATCATCCCTTTAAGATTCACATGATTTGCAAAAAATTATCTACAACAAAATTCTTCACCTTGTTGGAGTTGCAAAGGGGATGGAAGATATAAGGTGAAGATTTTTATTAGTTCTGCAATGCAAATTGagcataaaatttgtttttcctctGTCTGCAACTGGAAGTGTGATATACCACAGGAAAATTTTTAATGGGCACCTTATGTAGATTCTTATTGAAATTCGTAGTCATTCATACAGAATCATGAATACTGAAGCCCTTTCTATCAGAAGCATAAAATATGAATATCATAGACATGATACGCTTAATCTTgatatatttttccttctttcctttttatgcAAGCATTTGTCAGCTTTTcttgtattgtttttttattctttagtaACTCTAGTTCTCTTTATCAAATTCCATATTAAGAGCATATTTTTGTTTCGCAGTTGTAAATTTAACCGTCATTGATCTTCCTGGGTTAACAAAGGTTGCTGTAGGtaatttctttgaaatttttttattctccctaGAGCAATGGTTCAATTACTTTCTGTTGTTAGAGTAGTCATTCTACACATTTGGATATACAATGACAAATTTTGGCTTTTGCAGAGGGACAGCCAGAAACTATTGTTGAAGATATTGAAAACATGGTTCGTTCTTATGTTGAGAAGGTGagtgttaaatattagcattgatataTACCATATTGAATATGCTAGAGTAGATGTGGAAGACAAggcatagaataggaacacgAGAACAttagggttacgtggttcagtcTTGTTGGCCTACGTTCACGGAGGAAACCCTTAAAGGCTACATCTTTAATttataagagtgtagtacatagcttgtgttacaatgaatcataacctGAGTATATATAGTTGGCTAAACCCTAGACTTCTAGTAtaagtaggagacttgacttgcacacaaaaTAGGTGTGGGCTTGGGTCTATACTATGGACTAATATGTCTAATGTATCTCTAACAGTGAAGATGTTGTaaattattttgctgaaaaatataaattcaataaaaagaagGCAATACTCAGGGATGGATATCTACAAAataaacacattaaaaaaaaaaaaaagttagtaaatCAAGAAGAGAAGATCCAGCTCCTTGCCCTAGTATCTTCTTCAAGGAATTAAGGATTTCAAGACATCAAATGTTCTCTTGAGATTGTATATTTCTTAacataacaaaatatatttacttTCGTCCTTCAAAATGCACCAAAAATACATCAAGGAGCCCCTCTTTTAATAAACTTGTTGCTTTAGATCACTGCTTTTAACCAGCTCCTCTAAATATAGTTAAGTACCATTAATTGACCTCTACAACTCAACAGAAAGAGTATTCAATGAATATGATTATATAAACAATTGAAGTAATAATGGTTAACTGATCAACTTGTACCTTACACAATTATCATTTGTTTAGAGATTAATCTTAATTAATCAAATGGATCAGTGTGTGAAATTTATTTCCCAAGGATGTAGTGATGTACACTTAAGCAAAAATTCTTGGTAGGTGAGAAGCAGAAGACTCCACTCCTTAGTTGGATAAGGCTAGTCACCATCTGCTCCAAATTCCAATGGAATGGGACAAGCTCTCATTGTAGTCTTATTCTTAAGACAGGTGTTATTTGCCACATTCGTCAATAGTAACTAAGTTCTTGGAGAACAAagcaataatgtgaaacaagtCCTGGCTCTTTATGAATTTCTGGGGGCCTCAAGAGGATTCCATTCTTCACACTCTTACAATTCTGAAAATAGGGATGCTTGGTAGACTTTAAGGCAGTGAGTGGAAATCTGTTGAGTGTAGGGTTAGGAAAGGATTGCAGGATAGTTTTAcctatttaaaataaataaaaattaaaaaaatctttatagAAGGCCCATTCTTCATAATACTTATTTCAGGATGGTACCCAAAGCGCCACCATGAAGGTCTTCCCAACAGTCAGCTAGTTTCAAAATCAATCTCCAAGTAGATCCTTGTGGAACTTATGGTCTCATATCCACCCATTCCATTAACGTGCCTCCCTCCTTTTTCAAAGTAGAAATGCTTTCCATCCTACTTAGAAAGTAGTCTGACTTTTATCTCTCTTTGATTTATGAGTCCTTGGTTGGAGCCTTTCAATTGCATCTCTGAATTCATGACCATATACAATGAGATGGGATTTAAATGAATTGAGTCCATTCATGTGCATAACTATGCAGTTCCAGGACAGTGATGGGTACTGCTGAATTTGCTGTGATGACCTAAAGTTATctccttaaatattttaagtttccttcttctttaccaaaaaatttGCAGTATGCTGGAGCTGACTTGGCATCTGAAAGTAGAGGGTAGGGGTTCAATTCTGACTACAGACCATAAAAGGCAGAATTTACGCTTCGAGATTCTTTTCTTAGTGATGTATATCATGTCTTTGGAGATTAACTTATTTAAGACGTTGCATTAACAATGAATTTACTATCTGGCATATTTCTGGAATTGTTAAGGATCTagagtaaaattgtttttggcaaaattaattatttctttacatttaagttttttatatgCTTAGTTCATCAAACAgacttttcttattttgtagCCTAACTGCATTATATTGGCTATTTCTCCTGCTAATCAAGATATTGCCACTTCGGATGCCATAAAACTTGCAAGAGAAGTTGATCCTTCAGGTACTATGAAGTAGGTTACATTTGTTTAAGGCTATATTTCTTTGCATTTAGCaatcagaattttctttttgtgagcatatgatttatttttctattacaTTTTGTATTTTCAGGTGAAAGAACATTTGGTGTGCTAACAAAACTCGATCTAATGGATAAAGGAACGAATGCTTTGGATGTATGGATTCAATCATCCTTACTGCATGAATCAATCACACTACACTTTAAATTTTATGAGTGCAATACCTTAATCCACATCACATGGTTATTTTCTGTGTTCAGTGTTCTGTTagattctttcttttccttttgttgcaCTACTgaatatttattcttttcaaaATCACATTAAGTCTGGTTGTCTGCACAATATTAAAGATGATCTATATGGATGTTTAAGGTTCTTGAAGGAAGGTCATACAGGCTGCAACATCCCTGGGTTGGAATTGTGAACCGTTCTCAAGCtgatataaacaaaaatgttgACATGATTGCTGCTCGTAGAAAGGAGCGTGAATATTTTGAAACGAGTCCTGAGTATGGACACATGGCACATAAAATGGGCTCAGAGTATCTTGCCAAACTTTTATCTAAGGTCTTATTCATCCATTTTGACATCAAgttattttcttaaatatttGCTCGCATTACAAATTTGCTGAAATATCTAACCTCTCTAACATTGAGTGGTTTTccttttccccttttcttttttcatcttgTTTCTTGTCAGCATTTGGAGACTGTTATAAGACAGCGGATACCAAGTATCATtgctttaataaataaaacaattgatGAACTTAATGCTGAGTTGGACCGTATTGGAAGGCCTATTGCAGTAGACTCAGGGGTACGAACTGGACCTATGTGGAAATCAGTTTTCTTTGATAGGAATgataatcttttatttattgataagtaaGTTTTGGCTCCAAGGGGAGGGGGAAGGGGATATTCGAACTAGTGACCTCTGCTTCTCAATGTGTGGCCCCCATCCGATTAAACTACCCTTTGGGGCCAAATCTTTATCTTTTATTCTCCTGACTTGAAGTTTGTTACCTGTATATACAGGCTCAGCTGTACACTATTCTAGAAATGTGTCGTGCATTTGACCGTGTGTTTAAGGAACACCTGGATGGAGGGTAACTCCcttgaaattttcttcaaatttattatcaattttaattaaagaattcTAAGTAGGTTCTGGCTGAAATTGTTGTTTGATTTGCTTGATCCAAGTACAAAATTGATTCttactaaaaactttttatttgattcattGTTCGAGTTTCAGAACTAGACTACTAGAGGATGAtgatatcaaaaaaaaaaatcctattggAGGATAAACATGTGGCATTAAGATTAAATGTGTTTCACATTTTAGTGCACAAAGACCAAATTGATCACTATTTAGTGAGGAAATTAATTTGAAAGGGTAACTTTGGCATTTTAAGCTCTTGGCTATGTGCTGGTTCTGATGGTTTAAATCCTTTGTGGTTACCCTTCAGTACTACAATTGTGTAATTCATAAATCATCAGTTTTTGTTATTCCTTGGcctttcatatttttattggtaagtgACACAAGCATCTGGTGGATCTTGAACCAGGGTCTTGCCCTCCAACTTGCTTTTAAGGGAAGGAGGTGCTATTTGAGCTAGAGTTTGTTGTCTATACCTTGGTCCTTTGAGAGCAAAAAGTCAAAGCCCCTCAAGAGTACATTGGCAATGCTCATAATTTCAAGAGAACTGAGAactctttccatttttttgttattatgatTTTAATAAAGGATATGTTTTGAACCTGTCCAACGAAATGCTGTGTCAAAAATGCAACTGGCAGAGAACTGTTTTACCAATTCTAGTAGTCCTTTGATGAAAAAAGTTTGTTAAAGCaacaaaaactatatttttttaagaaaatgaatttttttcataaataatatagttcataAAAATAGTATCATTTTGTAGTGTCACATGGTTTTAACATTGCCAAAGATGGGATGTCTTTCAAGTTTGATTATATACATGATTTAACAGTGTAATTCTGATTTCTCCCCAAGAAAATATTGTCTACTTCTTTTTGGGGTAAATATTTGTATctaagctttttttatttttattttttatatttattttggtcTCCTTTTTGggtaatatttatatttaagtaAGTACTTGCTAACTCAGGCGGCCTGGCGGAGATCGGATATATGGAGTTTTTGACCATCAACTACCAGCTGCTTTGAAAAAGCTCCCCTTTGACCGTCATCTCTCTACAAAAAATGTCCAGAAAGTTGTATCTGAGGCCGATGGTTATCAGCCACATTTGATTGCTCCAGAACAAGGATACAGAAGACTCATTGATGGATCTATCAGCTATTTTAAAGGCCCAGCTGAAGCCTCCGTTGATGCAGTAATGTTCTTTAATTTGCCATATAGTTCTATTAAAGACATAGTTTTCATGGATATAACAGAGTATTTATGGTATTATTATATGCATTATAATGGATAGTACTGACCCTATCATAATATGCACTAATGTACTTGAgatttctttttccctttcatGTTTACTCTTTAGAATTGTGAACAATATGATAACTTAGATTGACTGAAtgttcttttaatatatgcatagCAAAATAGCACGTGGTGGGTGtgctgaagaaaaagaatggttataatgagagagtgagagagagagagagagagaggaaaaggagGAGAGGGAAACATTCTACACATGCTTTATACTTGGCTTGGCTGACAAGCTTATATCCTCGTTTAGCTTTGTCATTGGTGCTGGTGTCTTGTACAAGAATTTTGAAAGACCAAGTGATTGAATGGTTCCAGTGAAAAAAAGGTGGTTGAAAGGCTCATGTGGAGAATAAGAATTTTGGATTTCTTTGGTCTTTCATGCATAAAGGAATCTACTTTGAGTGTGTATGATAAACATAGTTCATCAAAATGCATTTTCAACCTGCTTTCAATATGTTAAATTTTACTTCTCCAATTGGGGATTACATCATGTTTCAAGATATATTCAAGGAGGCACTTCACTATCTTTAGAGCATGGGTGGctgagaaaaaattatattagaagGATCTTTTTCAGCATGATTAACTTATGTTAAAGGATTCTGGTACTTGTTGGGGATATTACATTCAACGAATGATGACAATTAGAGATCTGAAAtagtgaaaagaaaatagaagtgAACTGGATTGGGTCTTAGATTCTATTCTTGAAATCATAGAACTTAGAAAAGTAAAAGAGTACAGTTCTATTAAGGTGTCAGAATAATAGTTAAGTGATTATACTTACCATTTCTTTTCAGCTTAGGCTTTTGGACTAAATAAtttcttattgtattagaataGGTGGTGTTAAGTTTGAACTGTATGTCCACTTTATAAGTTCAATTtgaagttcaaaattttatgtGTTGGGTCCCACTCATTAATGAGTATTTTGGGCCCACATATTAATGAGGGTATCAGAATAATGATTAAGTGATTAAGTTCACCCTTTCTCGTTAGTTTAGGCTTTTGGGAGAAGTAGTAATTTTTCATATGATAGAGATTAATTGGCAGCAATCCACCACATTATTTGGCATTTAGTGGCCTATTGAGAGACTATAATCTATTTATTAGGAAGGTGGAGTCGAGTGGACATGGCATTGatacattaaattttttgtaatctaGATTTGTATTTTCTACCAATTCCTTATATTTGGTTCAAAGTAATGCTCTTCATAGAGGCAAAATTCTTAGTTTACTCAAAATCCCATCattggcatttttttaaaatattttttgttctctgttcTCTTCCTCAGGTGCACTTCGTTTTGAAAGAACTAGTAAGGAAGTCAATAGCTGAAACGGAGGTAAGCAAtttttagttattaatttttgcaAGAGTTCAGTATTTGTTGTATAATGTAtacagaaaatttttaaaaatttcagcGGTTTGATTTCCaactacatattttttttgtttcattattGATAACTTACCACTAGTCTCAAAAGCTTAACTAGTAGGAAAGAGTAAATTTAACCATCATTCTAACACTCCTCATGTGTGGGCCTAACTCCTTTGGTTTCCAACATCTATTTCGGTTTCATTATTGATAACTTACCACttgtcccaaaaacttaaatttttagaaaagtgtggatttaatcatttaaccattattctaactcTCCTTCTTACGTTTGGGTTTTAATTCCCTCTCAATAAGCATGGCACAacatgttaaatttttaattttaaataggaGATAGAGTGGAAGACAAG
This genomic stretch from Quercus lobata isolate SW786 chromosome 3, ValleyOak3.0 Primary Assembly, whole genome shotgun sequence harbors:
- the LOC115981599 gene encoding dynamin-related protein 1C, whose translation is MATMESLIGLVNRIQRACTVLGDYGGEGMSLWEALPSVAVVGGQSSGKSSVLESVVGRDFLPRGSGIVTRRPLVLQLHKTEGGQDYAEFLHAPKRKLTDFAAVRKEIQDETDRITGRSKQISNIPIHLSIYSPNVVNLTVIDLPGLTKVAVEGQPETIVEDIENMVRSYVEKPNCIILAISPANQDIATSDAIKLAREVDPSGERTFGVLTKLDLMDKGTNALDVLEGRSYRLQHPWVGIVNRSQADINKNVDMIAARRKEREYFETSPEYGHMAHKMGSEYLAKLLSKHLETVIRQRIPSIIALINKTIDELNAELDRIGRPIAVDSGAQLYTILEMCRAFDRVFKEHLDGGRPGGDRIYGVFDHQLPAALKKLPFDRHLSTKNVQKVVSEADGYQPHLIAPEQGYRRLIDGSISYFKGPAEASVDAVHFVLKELVRKSIAETEELKRFPTLQSDIAAAATESLERFRDESRKTVLRLVDMESSYLTVEFFRKLHLEPEKPSNPPSGPNTDRYSDNHFRKIGSNVTAYINMVCDSLKNSIPKAVVYCQVREAKRSLLNNFYAHVGRREKQQLGAMLDEDPALMERRKAIAKRLELYKSARDEIDSVAWK